From the Amblyraja radiata isolate CabotCenter1 chromosome 14, sAmbRad1.1.pri, whole genome shotgun sequence genome, one window contains:
- the wbp4 gene encoding WW domain-binding protein 4 isoform X3, which produces MADYWKSQPKKFCEYCKCWIADNKPSVEFHERGKNHQENVARKISEIKKKSLDKAKEEERIAKEFAEMENAAMKAYQEDLKRLGVNITDSSSSTTEKKPSVKVSDTQCGTKKSKANVWVEGVSPEGYTYYYNTGTGESQWENPEGFIVSRECSDTACKDKTEPAGSAKEFITEERVEINTEDYSPGEEEQLSKDIEASIPQSETNAFLQNQNAAGDESDAKSPEEKLDTEVETTLPQDEHQQEAKKKRKNVNPYGEWEAVREEEEEQIDLQLPKVECAAPAVIDVSHEPKVKFKQKEITSLGSDAGGETVFKKRKVEKEKSRNFRRKGNDN; this is translated from the exons AT GGCGGATTATTGGAAGTCCCAGCCAAAGAAGTTCTGCgagtactgcaaatgctggatagCAGACAATAAGCCT AGTGTGGAGTTCCATGAAAGGGGAAAGAACCATCAAGAAAATGTGGCAAGGAAGATCAGCGAG ATTAAAAAGAAAAGTTTGGATAAAGCAAAAGAAGAGGAGAGAATTGCAAAGGAATTTGCTGAGATGGAGAATGCAGCTATGAAAGCTTATCAGGAAGATCTGAAGAGGCTTGGAGTCAATATTACAG ATTCATCATCAAGCACAACTGAAAAAAAGCCATCAGTAAAGGTTTCTGATACACAATGTGGTACAAAGAAAAGTAAAGCAAACGTCTGGGTGGAAGGTGTCTCACCGGAAGGATATACTTATTATTACAACACTGGAACAGGAG AATCGCAATGGGAAAATCCGGAGGGCTTCATCGTTTCTCGTGAATGCTCAGATACAGCATGCAAGGATAAGACTGAGCCAGCAGGGTCCGCGAAAGAATTCATAACAGAGGAACGTGTTGAGATAAACACTGAAGATTACTCCCCAGGAGAAGAGGAGCAGCTGTCTAAAGACATAGAGGCTTCCATTCCACAAAGTGAAACAAACGCCTTTCTCCAG AATCAAAATGCTGCAGGAGATGAAAGTGATGCAAAGTCTCCTGAAGAAAAACTCGATACAGAGGTAGAAACCACATTGCCCCAGGATGAGCATCAACAAGAAgcaaagaagaagaggaagaatgtAAACCCATATGGGGAATGGGAAGCTGTAAGAGAGGAAGAAGA AGAACAGATAGACCTGCAGCTGCCTAAAGTAGAGTGTGCTGCTCCAGCAGTGATTGATGTAAGCCATGAACCCAAAGTCAAGTTTAAACAGAAAGAAATAACTTCACTGGGAAGCGATGCGGGAGGAGAGACCGTGTTTAAAAAAAGGAAAGTTGAAAAAGAAAAGTCTAGGAACTTTCGGCGAAAAGGGAATGATAACTGA
- the wbp4 gene encoding WW domain-binding protein 4 isoform X2: MADYWKSQPKKFCEYCKCWIADNKPSVEFHERGKNHQENVARKISEIKKKSLDKAKEEERIAKEFAEMENAAMKAYQEDLKRLGVNITASSSTTEKKPSVKVSDTQCGTKKSKANVWVEGVSPEGYTYYYNTGTGESQWEKPEGFQGSSNFVQSEVAQQNLSASSWVEGATPEGSTYFYNLITRESQWENPEGFIVSRECSDTACKDKTEPAGSAKEFITEERVEINTEDYSPGEEEQLSKDIEASIPQSETNAFLQNQNAAGDESDAKSPEEKLDTEVETTLPQDEHQQEAKKKRKNVNPYGEWEAVREEEEEQIDLQLPKVECAAPAVIDVSHEPKVKFKQKEITSLGSDAGGETVFKKRKVEKEKSRNFRRKGNDN; the protein is encoded by the exons AT GGCGGATTATTGGAAGTCCCAGCCAAAGAAGTTCTGCgagtactgcaaatgctggatagCAGACAATAAGCCT AGTGTGGAGTTCCATGAAAGGGGAAAGAACCATCAAGAAAATGTGGCAAGGAAGATCAGCGAG ATTAAAAAGAAAAGTTTGGATAAAGCAAAAGAAGAGGAGAGAATTGCAAAGGAATTTGCTGAGATGGAGAATGCAGCTATGAAAGCTTATCAGGAAGATCTGAAGAGGCTTGGAGTCAATATTACAG CATCATCAAGCACAACTGAAAAAAAGCCATCAGTAAAGGTTTCTGATACACAATGTGGTACAAAGAAAAGTAAAGCAAACGTCTGGGTGGAAGGTGTCTCACCGGAAGGATATACTTATTATTACAACACTGGAACAGGAG AATCACAATGGGAAAAGCCTGAAGGGTTCCAAGGGAGCTCAAACTTTGTGCAGAGTGAAGTTGCACAACAG AACCTGTCAGCCTCTTCATGGGTAGAAGGAGCTACTCCAGAAGGCAGCACCTACTTTTACAATCTTATAACAAGAG AATCGCAATGGGAAAATCCGGAGGGCTTCATCGTTTCTCGTGAATGCTCAGATACAGCATGCAAGGATAAGACTGAGCCAGCAGGGTCCGCGAAAGAATTCATAACAGAGGAACGTGTTGAGATAAACACTGAAGATTACTCCCCAGGAGAAGAGGAGCAGCTGTCTAAAGACATAGAGGCTTCCATTCCACAAAGTGAAACAAACGCCTTTCTCCAG AATCAAAATGCTGCAGGAGATGAAAGTGATGCAAAGTCTCCTGAAGAAAAACTCGATACAGAGGTAGAAACCACATTGCCCCAGGATGAGCATCAACAAGAAgcaaagaagaagaggaagaatgtAAACCCATATGGGGAATGGGAAGCTGTAAGAGAGGAAGAAGA AGAACAGATAGACCTGCAGCTGCCTAAAGTAGAGTGTGCTGCTCCAGCAGTGATTGATGTAAGCCATGAACCCAAAGTCAAGTTTAAACAGAAAGAAATAACTTCACTGGGAAGCGATGCGGGAGGAGAGACCGTGTTTAAAAAAAGGAAAGTTGAAAAAGAAAAGTCTAGGAACTTTCGGCGAAAAGGGAATGATAACTGA
- the wbp4 gene encoding WW domain-binding protein 4 isoform X1, giving the protein MADYWKSQPKKFCEYCKCWIADNKPSVEFHERGKNHQENVARKISEIKKKSLDKAKEEERIAKEFAEMENAAMKAYQEDLKRLGVNITDSSSSTTEKKPSVKVSDTQCGTKKSKANVWVEGVSPEGYTYYYNTGTGESQWEKPEGFQGSSNFVQSEVAQQNLSASSWVEGATPEGSTYFYNLITRESQWENPEGFIVSRECSDTACKDKTEPAGSAKEFITEERVEINTEDYSPGEEEQLSKDIEASIPQSETNAFLQNQNAAGDESDAKSPEEKLDTEVETTLPQDEHQQEAKKKRKNVNPYGEWEAVREEEEEQIDLQLPKVECAAPAVIDVSHEPKVKFKQKEITSLGSDAGGETVFKKRKVEKEKSRNFRRKGNDN; this is encoded by the exons AT GGCGGATTATTGGAAGTCCCAGCCAAAGAAGTTCTGCgagtactgcaaatgctggatagCAGACAATAAGCCT AGTGTGGAGTTCCATGAAAGGGGAAAGAACCATCAAGAAAATGTGGCAAGGAAGATCAGCGAG ATTAAAAAGAAAAGTTTGGATAAAGCAAAAGAAGAGGAGAGAATTGCAAAGGAATTTGCTGAGATGGAGAATGCAGCTATGAAAGCTTATCAGGAAGATCTGAAGAGGCTTGGAGTCAATATTACAG ATTCATCATCAAGCACAACTGAAAAAAAGCCATCAGTAAAGGTTTCTGATACACAATGTGGTACAAAGAAAAGTAAAGCAAACGTCTGGGTGGAAGGTGTCTCACCGGAAGGATATACTTATTATTACAACACTGGAACAGGAG AATCACAATGGGAAAAGCCTGAAGGGTTCCAAGGGAGCTCAAACTTTGTGCAGAGTGAAGTTGCACAACAG AACCTGTCAGCCTCTTCATGGGTAGAAGGAGCTACTCCAGAAGGCAGCACCTACTTTTACAATCTTATAACAAGAG AATCGCAATGGGAAAATCCGGAGGGCTTCATCGTTTCTCGTGAATGCTCAGATACAGCATGCAAGGATAAGACTGAGCCAGCAGGGTCCGCGAAAGAATTCATAACAGAGGAACGTGTTGAGATAAACACTGAAGATTACTCCCCAGGAGAAGAGGAGCAGCTGTCTAAAGACATAGAGGCTTCCATTCCACAAAGTGAAACAAACGCCTTTCTCCAG AATCAAAATGCTGCAGGAGATGAAAGTGATGCAAAGTCTCCTGAAGAAAAACTCGATACAGAGGTAGAAACCACATTGCCCCAGGATGAGCATCAACAAGAAgcaaagaagaagaggaagaatgtAAACCCATATGGGGAATGGGAAGCTGTAAGAGAGGAAGAAGA AGAACAGATAGACCTGCAGCTGCCTAAAGTAGAGTGTGCTGCTCCAGCAGTGATTGATGTAAGCCATGAACCCAAAGTCAAGTTTAAACAGAAAGAAATAACTTCACTGGGAAGCGATGCGGGAGGAGAGACCGTGTTTAAAAAAAGGAAAGTTGAAAAAGAAAAGTCTAGGAACTTTCGGCGAAAAGGGAATGATAACTGA